Genomic DNA from Lactuca sativa cultivar Salinas chromosome 8, Lsat_Salinas_v11, whole genome shotgun sequence:
ctgtagaaagctgatTTTTAAGCTTATATATGTTTTAGTGACATATCTTGTATTTTTAGTTTGCAAAGTCTTTAGATCATCCAAATAAGATTTGTGTACTTGTATTCCACCCCTAAAAACTTagaaaaactcaaaaataaaggcgtatgaactcacttgatgatTTCCGTGGGTTGTAGGGGGGAAAAGATGAGTGGTTTCGAGCCTAGCCTTGTGATCAAGCTTGAAGAACTTCTCAAAAATGCAAGTGTTCTAAGGATCTAACACACGAAAATGTGTGTAAACATGGAGTTTTTTAACATAAGGATGCTTAGAAATACAAGAGATACACGAAATGCTTACCAAATTTACTAGGATTTTCTTGAAGTAAAACACCCCTTGAAGGCCCTTGCTCGAATTTCAGAGAAGAAATGAGAAGAGAATGAGAGGATGTATTTTTTTGGTGTGGTTCTGGGTGAACCCCTTTAAATGGAGGGGGTGTTTTGCTTTCTAATTGTTTGGTGGACAATATAGTGTCATATGTAGAGGTTTGTTGGTTATTAAGGTGTTATGTATGGAAACTTGTTCTGCATTGGAGTGTATGGCATGGAAACTCGATGGTTAAAGGGAGGTAAAGAAAACATGCCAACTGGCATGGGAGTATGGAGAATAAAGGCATGCATAGTTTAGATGTTTGGAGGGTAAAAGGTAGTAAAGCTTTGAGGTGACACCACTAAATCAACTTTGGGTCTTGTGTTCCAAACGAAAGGGGTTTTCAATTTTAGGGTGGCCAAAAACACCCTTCATCCTCAAGGGTTTTCGGTTTTTGAGTGGAtatgagttttagggtttgacATGGCCCAATAAGAGGTTTTCGGTTTCAATGTGACCCAAAGAAAAAGGGTTTTCGGTCATGGGTTAATTGGGCCGAGACTTCTAAGCAAAGACCCAAAATTGGTTCTTGTTTAGCTATTAGATCAAACTTAAGCTTATAAGAGGTTATTACGACTAGATTCTTAGTGTAAGCATATATAAACTCATATAACATTGTCATTTATGAATTTCGATAATCCAATGCAACAAGGTTACATAGAGAAATTGTTTGTACATGAATACAATCTCAACCCTAAATTTACTAGTTGTGACACATAACATAGTACATACCAACTCTTTCATTTTCCAACATACAAATTACCATCTTACCCTTCTCTGAAAAACATATACAAAAACTTGTGTTTCTCTTTCTCAACAACACCATGATTCATGAATGATTCCAAACAAAAAATGACAACATTAACCATCACAAATACAAGACCAACTCtgaggggtaaaatagtaattataaaaaataatcagGTGTCTTTCGAGAAGTATCGGGTTCAATTTGCTTCGGGGCTGGATCAAACTGAAGAAAATTTTGTTCCATGTTGTCACTAATTTCCAAAATAGCCGCCATGTTTCCACATCGATAACAGTAGTTTGGTGCACTAAATACTGTCACCACATTTTTATCCTGAGAAACAACACCACACCAAATATAtaagaaataaatatttttaaataaataaataaagaaagaaagaaagaaatttgaaAAGACACCTGGCACCAGTTGAAACCCTCCATGACAAGCTGGTGTGCTCTTGAGATGAGAGAGAGGCCATTCGTATGATTAAACTGCGTTGCTATGTCTTGTCCAAATGTATACCCCGCGCCACGTGGCGATATCCCCCACCCACATCTGTCATCTGGATCAGACCATAGCAGATCACACATCGGCCCTTCATGTGGgacctacacacacacacaaacacacactttagttgagaaatagcaatgtactttcctaatctttaaataaataaatttatgtaCCTCTTGGATTCGGTCCAAGGCGCGGATATTGTCTAGAGTATCCAATGATGGTGAAAGCCCGCCATGTAAGCAAAAGATCTAGAAAAGATATATGATGtggataataaaaaaataaaaaaataaaaaaagatgtATGACGtggataaaaatacaaaaattctaACCTGGCTTTCAATGAGTGCTGTAAGAGGTAAGTAATCGAAGAGGTCTGTGAAATGCTTCCAAACATTTGCATTTCCGTATTTCCTCAAACATTCATCATAGAAACCATatctgtttttttttaaaaaaaaaaagaacaaaataagTATTATAAAAGTTGTTCAAATCCTACACTTTTTAGGTAAACGCCTAAAAAAGGTTTAAGGTGTTACACTTGAGTAATTTGGCGACTTTCATGATTTCCTCTAAGAATTGTAAGCCTGTCTCTATAACGAACTTTTAGAGCCACCAAGAGTGTGACAGTTTCTACTGAATAATACCCGCGATCTGCATCAATGATTTTGTTAAAATGATCACGAAATACACAATTTGTTTCATAAACAATTAGTTTTTTTGTTACTTTCTCTCTAATTAAGCAGCCTACTCTTTCACTTTTTTCCATAAATAAGCTGCCTTTTCTTCACTTCTTAATAAGCAGTCTATCAAGGACTTAACGCTATAAATGCATAAACAACCCCATGTCAGATTCACTACAGAAAGTAGAAACTACATCTTTTGCTATTATATTGGTCAAGTCTCCCCATATTCAAGAATACGCAGGAATTTCAGTCGATCATAAACTTCCATCAATGAACAAAGAACTTCAATATCTAGAATTCTCTAAGTCCAATTGCAAGAAGAAAACAAGCGACATCGAAAAATTCTCATCAAACCCTAAATCCTAACAATACCTCATTAAGCACACGTACAAAAGtaaaaacaaaagataaactCACCAACATAATCTCCCATGAAAAGATAATTGGTATCAGGGGGATTTCCACCAATCCGAAACAGCTCAACCAGATCGTAGAATTGACCATGAATATCACCGCACACCGTCACCGGACACTTCACCGGC
This window encodes:
- the LOC111917955 gene encoding serine/threonine-protein phosphatase PP2A-2 catalytic subunit, which codes for MPSQADLDRQIEQLMECKPLTESEVKTLCEQARTILVEEWNVQPVKCPVTVCGDIHGQFYDLVELFRIGGNPPDTNYLFMGDYVDRGYYSVETVTLLVALKVRYRDRLTILRGNHESRQITQVYGFYDECLRKYGNANVWKHFTDLFDYLPLTALIESQIFCLHGGLSPSLDTLDNIRALDRIQEVPHEGPMCDLLWSDPDDRCGWGISPRGAGYTFGQDIATQFNHTNGLSLISRAHQLVMEGFNWCQDKNVVTVFSAPNYCYRCGNMAAILEISDNMEQNFLQFDPAPKQIEPDTSRKTPDYFL